In Ignavibacteriales bacterium, one genomic interval encodes:
- a CDS encoding glycoside hydrolase family 3 C-terminal domain-containing protein: protein MKLGPILIIASVSLSLFTLRAQTSVDHRTDSLIALMTPDEKVGQLVQYSRSSAERETLLRQGKIGSFLNITGAKATREVQRIAVEETRLKIPLLFGLDVIHGFRTTFPIPLATSCSWELELIEKSERVAAVEATAAGVNWTFSPMVDIARDPRWGRIAEGGGEDPYLGAAIAAARVRGLQGNDLRSPTSLLACAKHFAAYGGAEGGRDYNTVDISERTLREIYLPPFKAAVDAGAGSFMCSFNEIAGMPSSANRKLLTDILRGEWKFNGFVVSDWNSIGELVPHGLAATLKDAAVLGLKAGIDMDMEANAYHDHLATLVKEGRVSETELNEAVRRVLRAKFRLGLFDNPYKNCDVDREKRDLLTSSHREAARAMAQRSIVLLKNTGRLLPLSGSVKTIAVIGPLADDKKNPLGSWHAAGSPDDVVSVLDGIKLKAGTTARVVFARGCDLEKPATDGYAEALAAARAADVVIAVVGEAETMSGEASSRSSLGLPGSQEELVRALLATGKPLVVALMNGRPLAIDWIAQHVPAILETWFLGVETGNAIADVIFGDYNPSGKLTTSFPRATGQVPIYYNHKNSGRPANDTVHYTSKYLDLENTPLFPFGYGLSYSSFVYSQLELSSKILKEGGNLLVHAVVKNTGDRGGEEIVQLYVRDEVASVTRPVKELRGFQKVTLAPGESKRVQFTLNAEQLKFYDRDMKWTIEPGAFTVYVGPSSAEGLETRFEYQSR, encoded by the coding sequence ATGAAACTCGGTCCGATCCTGATCATCGCATCCGTATCACTCTCCCTGTTCACGCTCCGCGCTCAAACATCCGTCGATCACCGCACCGATTCCCTGATCGCCTTGATGACGCCCGATGAAAAAGTCGGACAACTCGTTCAGTATAGCAGATCGTCCGCCGAGCGAGAAACGCTCCTGCGTCAGGGGAAGATCGGATCGTTCCTCAATATTACCGGCGCAAAGGCTACGCGCGAAGTGCAGCGCATCGCCGTGGAGGAAACGCGGCTGAAGATACCCCTCCTCTTCGGACTCGACGTCATTCACGGCTTCCGCACAACATTCCCGATTCCTCTGGCGACTTCCTGCAGTTGGGAACTTGAGCTCATAGAAAAATCAGAACGGGTCGCCGCCGTCGAAGCAACTGCGGCCGGCGTCAACTGGACTTTTTCTCCCATGGTCGATATCGCACGTGATCCCCGCTGGGGCCGCATCGCCGAGGGGGGCGGTGAGGATCCGTATCTGGGGGCTGCGATCGCCGCCGCCCGGGTTCGGGGACTGCAAGGGAACGACCTGCGTTCCCCCACCTCGCTCCTTGCCTGCGCCAAACATTTTGCAGCGTACGGCGGCGCTGAAGGAGGGCGGGACTACAACACAGTCGACATCTCTGAACGCACCCTTCGGGAGATCTATCTTCCTCCTTTCAAGGCGGCTGTGGATGCGGGAGCAGGTTCCTTTATGTGCTCATTCAACGAAATCGCAGGAATGCCGAGCAGCGCGAACCGAAAACTCCTCACCGACATCCTGCGCGGTGAATGGAAGTTCAACGGTTTCGTCGTGAGCGACTGGAATTCGATCGGCGAACTTGTCCCTCACGGGCTTGCCGCAACTCTCAAGGACGCCGCCGTACTCGGCCTCAAAGCCGGTATCGATATGGATATGGAGGCGAATGCGTATCATGATCACCTCGCGACGTTGGTGAAAGAGGGACGTGTGAGCGAGACAGAACTGAACGAAGCTGTGCGGCGGGTTCTGCGCGCCAAGTTCCGGCTCGGACTGTTTGACAATCCCTATAAGAATTGCGATGTCGACCGGGAAAAGAGAGACCTTCTTACAAGTTCCCATCGGGAAGCGGCCCGGGCAATGGCGCAACGCTCCATCGTCTTGCTGAAAAACACCGGCCGTCTCCTCCCCCTTTCCGGGTCCGTCAAGACAATCGCCGTCATCGGTCCGCTCGCCGACGACAAGAAGAATCCGCTCGGCTCCTGGCACGCAGCCGGCAGTCCGGACGATGTCGTGTCGGTGTTGGACGGAATCAAATTAAAGGCCGGGACAACTGCCCGCGTGGTCTTCGCCCGCGGGTGTGATTTGGAGAAACCGGCAACCGACGGATATGCTGAAGCACTGGCTGCCGCACGAGCAGCTGATGTCGTCATTGCAGTAGTCGGTGAAGCCGAGACGATGAGCGGCGAAGCTTCGAGCCGTTCTTCTCTTGGACTCCCCGGCAGCCAGGAAGAGCTTGTCCGCGCGTTGCTAGCAACCGGCAAGCCGCTGGTAGTGGCGCTCATGAACGGACGACCGCTGGCAATCGACTGGATTGCACAGCACGTTCCGGCGATCCTCGAAACCTGGTTCCTCGGTGTTGAAACGGGCAATGCCATTGCGGATGTTATTTTCGGTGACTACAACCCCAGCGGCAAACTCACAACCTCATTTCCGCGTGCAACCGGTCAGGTTCCGATCTACTACAACCATAAGAACAGCGGACGACCGGCGAACGATACGGTGCATTACACTTCAAAGTACCTTGACCTTGAAAACACTCCGCTTTTTCCGTTCGGATACGGCCTCAGCTATTCATCGTTTGTCTATTCACAGTTGGAGCTGAGTTCGAAGATTCTGAAGGAAGGCGGGAATCTACTTGTGCATGCCGTGGTGAAGAACACCGGAGATCGCGGTGGAGAAGAGATCGTTCAGTTGTACGTCCGTGACGAGGTCGCCAGTGTGACGCGTCCGGTCAAGGAACTCAGAGGGTTTCAGAAAGTCACCCTTGCTCCCGGCGAATCAAAGCGCGTCCAATTCACGCTGAATGCAGAGCAACTCAAGTTCTACGATCGCGACATGAAGTGGACGATCGAACCGGGAGCGTTCACAGTCTATGTTGGGCCGAGCAGCGCTGAAGGATTGGAGACCCGATTCGAGTATCAATCGCGATAG
- a CDS encoding amidohydrolase family protein, translating into MNLTLVVTLAIILFPELSPAFQQNPASPVADIVLRNGYVYTVDNSRSNGTAVAVKNGKIQFVGTDDGAAALTGPSTKVIDLAGKMILPGFIDSHCHPTGAYKHFFEINLTGLPTLQYYLKTIREFVQQHPNSKFVRGRGWSNTLFPKTGPDKKLLDDIASDIPMSFSDDGGHAKWVNSRALKLAGITRETPNPAGGVIEHDPVTGEPTGTLRESAEDLLAKVFPDYTTEEMTKGLEAYQTMALAFGITTAHAASLDVGGSDTQAYENLSQASRLSMRFCGSLYVNPKGGPAQVAGLVQERDKHKNPRFQITGAKLFVDGVVEGSTGYLKEPYLHIKDFRGEPLWKPADLNTMCAELDRNGFQIHVHAIGDGATTMTLDAMAFAASVNGKHDSRGMITHLQLVDPLDIARFKKLGVCAIPQPYWFMKDDYYYKIQVPYLGLKRADEEYPMKSFFDAGVVVASSSDYSVTIPCTPLNAIQIGMTRCKLDQTDPNEVLWPAERVTLDQMIASFTINGAYANFLDRTTGSIEVGKMADLIVLDRNLFDIPVTEISKTKVLLTLFEGKEVFKDKSFTY; encoded by the coding sequence ATGAACTTGACTCTTGTTGTGACGCTCGCAATAATTCTGTTCCCAGAATTGTCCCCGGCGTTTCAACAGAATCCGGCTTCACCCGTTGCAGACATTGTCTTGCGCAATGGGTACGTCTACACGGTTGACAATTCCCGATCCAATGGCACTGCCGTTGCAGTCAAGAACGGGAAGATCCAGTTTGTCGGGACGGATGACGGAGCGGCGGCGCTCACCGGCCCATCCACGAAAGTGATCGACCTCGCCGGAAAGATGATCCTCCCCGGGTTCATCGACAGCCACTGCCATCCAACCGGCGCATACAAACATTTCTTCGAGATCAATCTCACAGGCCTGCCCACACTCCAGTACTACCTGAAAACGATCAGGGAGTTTGTCCAACAGCACCCGAATTCAAAATTCGTACGAGGCAGAGGATGGAGCAATACCCTTTTCCCAAAGACAGGGCCTGACAAAAAACTCCTCGATGACATCGCGAGTGACATCCCGATGTCGTTCTCAGACGATGGCGGCCATGCCAAATGGGTGAATTCACGAGCCCTCAAGCTTGCCGGCATCACACGGGAAACGCCAAATCCTGCCGGAGGCGTAATCGAGCATGACCCTGTAACCGGAGAACCCACCGGAACACTCCGGGAAAGTGCCGAGGATCTGCTCGCGAAAGTGTTCCCCGACTACACCACCGAGGAAATGACCAAGGGACTCGAGGCGTATCAAACCATGGCGCTGGCGTTCGGCATCACCACAGCGCACGCCGCATCGCTCGACGTCGGGGGAAGTGACACTCAAGCCTACGAGAACCTCAGTCAGGCGTCGAGACTCTCGATGCGATTTTGTGGATCGCTCTATGTCAATCCAAAAGGAGGACCAGCGCAAGTTGCTGGTCTCGTGCAGGAAAGGGACAAACACAAGAACCCGCGGTTCCAGATCACCGGAGCGAAATTGTTCGTCGATGGAGTCGTCGAGGGGAGCACGGGGTACCTGAAAGAACCCTACCTGCACATCAAGGATTTCAGGGGCGAGCCTTTGTGGAAACCGGCCGACCTGAACACGATGTGCGCCGAGCTCGATAGAAACGGATTCCAGATTCACGTACACGCCATCGGCGACGGCGCTACCACCATGACGCTGGACGCCATGGCGTTTGCAGCAAGCGTCAACGGGAAACACGATTCGAGGGGCATGATCACACACCTGCAGCTCGTTGATCCGCTGGACATTGCCCGGTTCAAGAAACTCGGTGTCTGCGCAATTCCTCAGCCGTACTGGTTCATGAAAGACGACTACTATTACAAAATCCAGGTGCCCTACCTGGGTCTGAAGCGTGCCGACGAGGAATACCCGATGAAAAGTTTTTTCGATGCCGGTGTCGTCGTCGCGTCGTCGAGCGATTATTCCGTCACCATTCCGTGCACCCCACTCAATGCGATCCAGATCGGTATGACCCGATGCAAACTGGACCAGACAGATCCGAACGAAGTCTTGTGGCCGGCCGAGCGGGTCACGCTCGACCAGATGATCGCCAGCTTCACGATCAATGGGGCCTATGCAAACTTCCTCGACCGAACAACCGGATCGATCGAGGTGGGAAAAATGGCCGACCTCATCGTCCTCGACAGAAACCTCTTCGATATTCCGGTCACAGAGATCAGCAAGACAAAAGTCCTGCTCACCCTCTTCGAGGGGAAGGAAGTATTCAAGGACAAGTCATTCACATACTAA
- a CDS encoding rubrerythrin family protein — translation MTTTIDNLKEAFAGESQANQKYLSFSKKAEQDGFKNIAKLFRLTAEAEKIHAEGHFKSLDGVGSTAQNLQAAIDGETYEYTKMYPPMLQQAETDGHKAKRMFAYAVEAEAVHAKLYAMALEAVKQGKDLTNVEFYLCTVCGYIEIGKPANDCPICGAKAEKFITL, via the coding sequence ATGACAACAACGATCGACAATTTAAAGGAAGCTTTCGCCGGCGAAAGCCAGGCGAACCAGAAATACCTCAGCTTTTCCAAGAAGGCCGAGCAGGATGGATTCAAGAACATCGCGAAACTCTTTCGCCTGACCGCAGAGGCTGAGAAAATCCACGCTGAAGGACATTTCAAATCGCTTGATGGCGTTGGCTCCACGGCACAGAATCTTCAGGCAGCCATCGACGGCGAGACCTACGAATACACGAAGATGTACCCCCCGATGCTGCAGCAGGCGGAAACGGACGGACACAAAGCCAAGCGGATGTTTGCTTATGCAGTCGAAGCCGAGGCAGTTCACGCGAAACTGTACGCTATGGCACTCGAAGCGGTGAAACAGGGGAAGGATCTGACAAACGTGGAGTTCTATCTGTGCACCGTATGCGGTTACATCGAGATCGGGAAGCCCGCAAACGACTGCCCGATCTGCGGGGCAAAAGCGGAAAAGTTCATTACGCTATAG
- a CDS encoding PAS domain S-box protein, giving the protein MKPRARKQVTPRKEAKQARHTSHTTYRGFLESAGDAIFLLSGGTGKIVDVNKAALRMFGLRSKKAILDGQIDGLNAGGTPFTIKELHRRMRLASSGKPQRFEWLVKKPNGTKFWVEASLCATEVEGEKRILALVHDIDERKQTEQTLRESRDRYRNLINLAVDGVLVGSSEGIIIEANSCMCAMTGRSRKELLGKHISKAFFAPESLKHTPLRFDLLEKGEMVVSERTIVRPDGTEIPVEMRSKKMPNGTYQSIYRNITERKRAEETLQESESEFRQLWGATVEGIVIHDGGVILEVNNAMCQMFGIAREQVLGKSLFAFAPPESRDGIRAHVASESGERFETPALRADGTPFTVEAFPSQIYYHGKMVRMVACRDITARKQSELSLAKLKQAIDTSGEAIFITDREGVFTYVNPGFSDLYGYTGDEVIGKETPRILKSGLLNEKTYEQFWKTISSGQEVRGELLNKHKDGRVIEIDGSATPIVDENKRIIGYLGIQRNITERKNVERALRESETRLRTIIDAEPECVKVLSLDGKVLEMNQAGLAMLEAESLEELRRQSLAEYVVPSCRDNFLKYFRDTLRGPTSRTLEFEVVGLRGTHRWLETSAVPLLDDQQRTAAVLGITRDITERKRADEALRENEEKFRIAFDNAPTGMSIIHPDGTYVEVNPCLCQMFGYTREELLSGTINRITHPDDVERGNQWIQKMIAGDLSEPEFEKRYIHKDGHIVWGLVRARWTIKADGTVLMSIAHILDITERKKAEEALRDSESRYRSLIEGIADIVLVTDLSGTFLFCNPAFELQTGYASQDFHTQEITQSLYHPDDVDKIRTIMGDFIRAQDTSTDIFEYRLRHKTGSLSWQSAIANRIVYQGKPAIQIISRNISERKRAQEALRDNEERMRSIIDHAPFGAHSYTLQADGQLILDGVNNSANRMLNFDHSAVLGKRIEDAFPGLSETVVPETYRRVAASGESYSTDQIAYHEGTIHGAFEIHAFQTAPNRMTVFFRDITERKKAEEALRESENRMKSIFRAAPVGIGSVTNRVLSEANAKLCEITGYQREELLGRSSRILYPTEKDFEFVGTEKYRQIAETGTGTVETRWKRKDGSVIDVLLSSTPIDPSDLSHGVTFTALDITERKRSEEALKRYQLLSQNTRDIILFVRASDGQILEANDAAVQAYGYGREDLMMKSIRDLRAQESTAELAKQIDEANRAGLSFETLHRRRDGTTFPVEVNARGMTMGEDRILMSIVRDITERKQADEALRKSEAQYRDLIETMPDGVYRSSHDGKFLEVNPAMVKILGYDSKEELLAIDIKSQLYFDEEDRDSAALEEKNEEMAVFRLRKKDGSEVWVEDHGRHVVDEAGTILYHEGILRDITERKRMEGDRARIENQIQQTQKLESLGLLAGGIAHDFNNLLSGIFGYIELAKKSADAGQIQIASERLSKAMNVFGRARDLSRQLITFAKGGAPAKTAGEIGRTVSETVQFALSGSNVKCDYSIADDLWPCMYDPNQVGQVIDNIVINAKHAMPNGGSLAVSASNVLIDAGSGIALPNGSYIRISIKDHGIGIPKEYLQKIFDPFFTTKHTGSGLGLATCWSIVKRHEGTIVVESEPGKGSTFHVFFPAEHGAVSAGSTVSVTDFVGHGRVLVMDDEEHIREILEEMLTDLGYAVQTARDGAEAIEYFSRASTEGNPFDMVLVDLTIPGGMGGKETLTRLVELKQNVCVIASSGYSEDPVISAPRDFGFAASIRKPYRKTDLIEAIVNALATRTE; this is encoded by the coding sequence ATGAAACCACGAGCCAGAAAACAGGTCACGCCTCGCAAAGAGGCGAAACAAGCTCGGCACACCAGTCACACAACGTATCGCGGTTTTCTTGAGTCCGCCGGCGATGCCATCTTCCTCCTCAGCGGCGGCACAGGCAAGATCGTCGATGTGAACAAGGCGGCGTTGCGAATGTTCGGATTGCGTTCGAAGAAAGCTATCCTGGACGGGCAAATCGACGGATTGAATGCCGGAGGGACGCCATTCACGATCAAAGAGTTACATCGCCGGATGCGTCTCGCCTCGTCCGGGAAGCCGCAGAGGTTCGAGTGGTTGGTCAAAAAACCGAATGGAACGAAGTTCTGGGTCGAAGCTTCGCTTTGCGCCACGGAGGTTGAAGGAGAAAAGCGCATCCTGGCCCTTGTGCATGACATCGATGAACGAAAACAGACGGAACAGACGCTTCGCGAGAGCCGGGATCGATACCGCAATCTGATCAACCTCGCTGTTGATGGTGTGCTTGTCGGTTCATCCGAGGGGATTATCATTGAGGCGAATTCATGCATGTGCGCCATGACAGGGCGGAGTCGCAAAGAACTCCTCGGCAAACACATAAGCAAAGCGTTCTTTGCGCCGGAAAGTCTGAAGCATACACCGCTGCGCTTTGATTTGCTTGAAAAAGGTGAAATGGTTGTCAGCGAAAGAACCATCGTGCGCCCGGACGGGACGGAAATCCCCGTCGAAATGCGATCGAAGAAAATGCCTAACGGTACGTACCAATCGATATATCGCAACATCACTGAGCGCAAGCGGGCGGAGGAGACACTGCAGGAAAGTGAATCCGAATTCCGCCAGTTATGGGGCGCCACAGTTGAGGGAATCGTGATCCATGACGGAGGTGTGATCCTGGAAGTGAATAATGCGATGTGCCAAATGTTCGGAATTGCCCGTGAACAAGTCCTTGGCAAATCGTTGTTTGCTTTTGCGCCACCTGAGTCCCGCGACGGCATCCGGGCACATGTTGCGTCAGAATCAGGGGAACGCTTTGAGACTCCTGCTCTGCGTGCCGACGGTACCCCGTTTACAGTCGAAGCATTTCCGAGTCAGATTTACTATCACGGCAAGATGGTGCGGATGGTAGCGTGCAGGGATATCACAGCGCGAAAACAATCCGAGCTTTCGCTCGCAAAACTGAAACAAGCGATCGACACCTCCGGCGAGGCGATATTCATAACTGACCGGGAAGGTGTTTTTACGTATGTCAATCCCGGCTTCAGTGACCTCTACGGGTATACAGGAGATGAGGTGATTGGAAAAGAGACGCCGCGCATTCTTAAGAGCGGCCTGCTGAACGAGAAGACATACGAACAATTTTGGAAAACGATATCTTCCGGCCAGGAAGTAAGAGGAGAACTTCTCAACAAGCACAAAGACGGCCGTGTGATCGAAATCGATGGATCGGCAACCCCTATCGTTGATGAGAACAAAAGAATTATCGGCTACCTGGGGATTCAGCGCAACATCACGGAACGCAAAAACGTCGAGAGGGCGCTGCGTGAAAGCGAAACACGTCTGCGCACCATCATCGATGCCGAGCCGGAATGCGTTAAAGTCCTCTCTCTCGACGGCAAGGTTCTCGAGATGAATCAGGCGGGGCTTGCGATGCTTGAAGCAGAGTCGCTCGAAGAACTCCGCCGGCAGAGCCTGGCAGAGTATGTTGTTCCGTCTTGTCGTGACAACTTCCTCAAATACTTTCGCGATACTCTCCGCGGTCCGACCTCCCGGACCCTGGAATTTGAAGTCGTTGGCCTGCGGGGTACGCATCGGTGGCTCGAAACCAGTGCGGTCCCTCTGCTCGACGATCAGCAGCGGACAGCGGCAGTGCTTGGCATCACCCGCGACATCACCGAGCGTAAACGGGCAGACGAAGCACTCCGCGAGAATGAGGAGAAATTCCGCATCGCCTTCGATAATGCACCAACGGGCATGAGCATCATCCACCCCGACGGTACGTACGTCGAAGTGAATCCTTGCCTCTGTCAAATGTTTGGCTATACCAGGGAGGAACTCCTGTCTGGGACAATCAACAGGATCACCCACCCTGACGATGTCGAGCGCGGAAACCAGTGGATACAAAAGATGATTGCCGGCGATCTCAGTGAGCCTGAGTTCGAGAAACGATACATTCACAAGGACGGACACATCGTCTGGGGCCTCGTGCGGGCTCGGTGGACAATAAAGGCAGACGGGACCGTGCTGATGTCCATCGCGCATATTCTGGACATCACCGAGCGCAAGAAGGCGGAAGAGGCGTTGCGTGACAGCGAATCACGATATCGATCCCTGATCGAGGGCATCGCCGATATTGTTCTTGTGACAGACTTGTCGGGTACATTCTTGTTCTGTAATCCGGCATTCGAGTTGCAGACCGGATATGCGAGCCAAGATTTTCATACACAGGAGATCACCCAGTCCCTCTATCACCCCGATGATGTTGACAAAATACGCACAATCATGGGCGACTTCATCCGGGCTCAGGATACAAGCACGGACATATTCGAATACCGCCTGCGACACAAGACGGGGAGTCTTTCCTGGCAGAGTGCCATCGCGAACCGGATCGTCTATCAGGGGAAACCAGCAATACAAATTATCAGCCGCAACATATCCGAACGCAAGCGGGCGCAAGAGGCGTTGCGCGACAACGAAGAACGGATGCGCTCAATTATCGATCATGCTCCCTTTGGCGCACACTCGTACACACTGCAAGCGGACGGGCAGTTGATTCTTGACGGGGTGAACAATTCCGCAAACCGCATGCTCAACTTTGATCATTCCGCCGTCCTTGGAAAACGGATTGAAGATGCGTTTCCAGGACTCTCGGAGACCGTAGTTCCCGAAACGTATCGGCGCGTCGCTGCTTCGGGTGAGAGTTATTCAACCGACCAGATCGCGTATCACGAGGGGACCATTCATGGGGCTTTTGAGATCCATGCGTTTCAAACTGCGCCCAACCGGATGACCGTCTTCTTCCGGGACATCACGGAGCGTAAGAAGGCGGAAGAGGCTCTGCGCGAAAGCGAAAACCGGATGAAGAGTATCTTTCGGGCTGCACCGGTGGGGATAGGATCAGTTACCAATCGCGTATTGTCTGAGGCGAACGCGAAACTCTGCGAAATCACCGGATATCAGCGGGAAGAACTTCTTGGCAGGAGTTCAAGAATCCTCTATCCCACGGAGAAGGACTTCGAATTCGTCGGAACGGAGAAGTACCGTCAAATCGCAGAGACGGGAACCGGTACGGTTGAAACCCGCTGGAAGCGAAAAGACGGGTCGGTCATCGACGTGCTGCTTTCCTCAACGCCCATTGATCCTTCGGATTTGTCTCATGGCGTAACATTCACCGCCCTTGATATTACGGAACGCAAACGGTCAGAAGAAGCCCTCAAACGGTATCAGCTTCTTTCACAGAACACGCGCGATATCATCCTGTTTGTTCGGGCGAGCGACGGGCAGATTCTGGAGGCCAACGATGCGGCTGTACAGGCCTATGGCTATGGTCGCGAAGACCTCATGATGAAGTCCATCCGCGATTTACGTGCTCAGGAATCGACGGCGGAGCTGGCGAAGCAGATAGATGAGGCGAACCGGGCGGGCCTCTCATTTGAGACACTCCATCGTCGGCGGGATGGCACCACATTTCCCGTTGAAGTGAATGCTCGAGGCATGACCATGGGTGAGGATCGCATTCTCATGAGCATTGTTCGCGACATCACTGAACGCAAGCAGGCAGATGAAGCCCTCCGAAAGAGCGAGGCACAGTACCGCGATCTCATTGAGACCATGCCGGACGGCGTGTACCGAAGCTCGCACGACGGAAAGTTCCTCGAAGTCAATCCGGCGATGGTGAAGATACTCGGATACGACAGCAAGGAGGAGCTCCTCGCGATCGACATCAAGTCGCAACTGTATTTTGACGAAGAGGATCGTGACAGTGCCGCGCTGGAGGAGAAGAATGAAGAAATGGCCGTCTTTCGTCTGAGGAAGAAAGACGGATCAGAGGTGTGGGTTGAAGACCATGGAAGGCACGTGGTCGATGAGGCGGGTACCATCCTCTACCATGAAGGCATCCTGCGTGATATCACGGAGCGAAAACGCATGGAAGGGGATCGGGCGAGAATCGAGAATCAGATTCAGCAAACGCAGAAACTTGAATCGCTTGGTCTGCTCGCCGGCGGTATCGCCCACGACTTCAACAATCTTCTGAGCGGCATCTTTGGGTACATCGAGCTGGCAAAAAAGAGCGCCGATGCCGGCCAGATTCAAATAGCCTCCGAGCGGCTTTCCAAAGCCATGAATGTCTTTGGCAGGGCACGAGACCTCTCACGCCAGCTCATCACGTTTGCCAAAGGAGGTGCTCCCGCCAAAACGGCCGGCGAAATCGGCCGAACCGTGTCGGAAACGGTCCAGTTCGCCCTGAGCGGCTCAAACGTGAAATGCGACTATTCAATCGCAGACGATCTCTGGCCGTGCATGTACGACCCGAACCAGGTCGGCCAGGTCATCGACAACATCGTCATCAACGCAAAGCATGCAATGCCGAATGGCGGTTCGCTGGCGGTCTCGGCCTCCAATGTTCTCATCGATGCCGGTTCGGGCATCGCACTTCCCAACGGCAGCTACATTCGGATCTCGATCAAAGATCACGGCATCGGCATTCCAAAGGAGTATCTCCAGAAAATATTCGATCCGTTCTTTACCACCAAACATACGGGGAGCGGCCTCGGGCTCGCCACTTGCTGGTCAATTGTGAAACGGCACGAAGGCACCATCGTAGTGGAATCAGAACCGGGGAAAGGCTCAACATTCCACGTCTTCTTCCCCGCGGAACACGGCGCTGTGTCCGCGGGCAGCACAGTATCTGTAACAGATTTCGTCGGACACGGACGGGTCCTTGTCATGGACGACGAGGAACATATCCGTGAAATCCTGGAGGAGATGCTGACCGATCTTGGCTACGCCGTCCAAACCGCCCGCGACGGTGCGGAAGCGATCGAATACTTCTCGAGAGCAAGTACGGAAGGAAATCCGTTTGACATGGTCTTGGTCGACCTCACAATACCCGGAGGGATGGGGGGAAAAGAAACATTGACCAGGCTTGTGGAATTGAAACAGAATGTCTGCGTGATCGCTTCAAGCGGGTACTCCGAAGATCCTGTCATCTCGGCGCCGCGCGACTTCGGATTCGCCGCGAGCATTCGCAAGCCGTACCGCAAAACGGATCTCATTGAAGCGATTGTGAATGCCCTTGCCACACGGACAGAGTAG
- a CDS encoding cupin domain-containing protein — MRFQKMTRLPQFLTRFALLFACALATAAQTAIGQTVPAKPSPVVIDLKMTSSEYQEVLGGPPKSVSMESGLVTLAPSKSGQKHSTKKYEEVLVVFSGTGEMRITGKPSLNLKPNVVAYCPPMTEHYIVSTGSEPLRYLYVASKALQ; from the coding sequence ATGCGATTTCAGAAAATGACCCGGCTTCCTCAATTCCTCACACGTTTTGCCCTCCTCTTTGCCTGTGCCCTTGCAACTGCGGCCCAAACTGCGATTGGTCAAACGGTGCCGGCAAAGCCAAGCCCCGTCGTCATCGACTTGAAAATGACTTCGTCCGAGTATCAGGAAGTCCTTGGCGGGCCGCCGAAAAGTGTAAGCATGGAATCCGGGCTCGTGACGCTAGCCCCATCAAAGTCGGGTCAGAAACACTCGACAAAGAAATACGAAGAAGTCCTGGTTGTTTTTTCCGGCACCGGCGAAATGCGAATTACGGGGAAACCGTCCTTGAACCTCAAGCCGAATGTCGTCGCGTACTGCCCGCCAATGACGGAACATTATATCGTCAGCACCGGCTCTGAACCACTGAGGTACCTTTACGTTGCATCGAAGGCACTGCAATAG